AACGCATTTCTTAATGGCGATTTAGAAGAAGAAGTTTACATGCAACTACCTCAAGGGTTGAAGCTTCCATCAACAATTCAAGGCACTAATCTTGTTTGCAAGCTCAACAAATCGATTTATGGTCTTAAGCAATCGTCCCGACAATGGTATAAAAAGCTTACTGCTGCTCTTCTTGATGAAGGTTTCACACAGTCCCAAGCCGATTATACTCTATTCACAAGAGGATCCAACAACAATTTTGTCGCTCTCCTTGTGTATGTCGACGACATCATCCTTGCTGGTCCTAACATAACCATTCTTCACACTCTGCAAACCACTCTTGAAAGCAGGTTCAGACTTAAAACATTAGGACCCCTTAAGTACTTTCTTGGGTTCGAAATAGCACGAGCAACTTCTGGCCTTTTTTTATCACAACGTAAGTACACTCTTCAACTACTTACTGACACTGGATATATCAGCAGCAAACCAGCAAAGGCCCCCATGGATCCTCGGCAAAAATTTGATGACAAAGAGGGTGATCTCCTTGACAATCCATCACACTATCGACAACTCATTGGCCGCCTTCTGTATTTGACTCTCTCTCGGCGTGATATAACATATGCCGTTAATACTTTAAGTCAATTCATGTCTTCCCCAAGAACTCCTCACTTAACTGCCCTTCATCACCTTCTTCGATACCTTAAAAGCTCACCAGGACAAGGCATCTTCTATTCAACCACTTCATCTCTGCATTTACGAGGCTTCTCTGACTCGGATTGGGCCTCCTGTCCCCTCACTTGTCGCTCCACAACCGGCTTTTGCATTTTTCTTGGTGACTGCCTTGTCTCTTGGAAAACAAAGAAACAACCAACCGTCTCGAAGAGTTCCGCTGAAGCAGAATATAGAGCTTTAGCTGCAACCACAAGCGAAATCACATGGATTCAATATCTTCTTCACGATATCCACATTGCTCAACCAACACCGGCTTTCATCTATTGTGACAACCTCTCCGCCATTCACATTGCCAACAATCCCACCTTTCACGAACGCACCAAGCATATCGAATTGGACTGCCACTTCATCAGAGAAAAAATAGCCAAATCCACCATTCGGCTCATTCCTGTCAGCTCCAATCTTCAATTAGCTGATGCATTTACAAAGCCATTACCCTCCACAACTCTCACTACTCATCTCTCCAAGATGGCCATCAGTAATATCTATggtccatcttgaggggggggGGGTAACAGAACTTAGTCTTCTAAGCTTGTTAGTTGGGTTCAGTTAGTAATTCCGTTTACTGTTGAGTCTGTTATTTCAGTTATACTTCATAACTGTTTCCTGTTTTTCTGGTTTTTCCTTTTCAGTCTTTGTATCAGTGGCTATATAAGCCTTCTCTCCCTATTGTAATTTCACTCATTCAATAACAAAATACACTTTAATTTCTTCCGCAATAATTATAAACTAACTAAAAGTAGAAAAGTTATcgaaaaaatgaaaatttattgttaaaaaaatttggaGCAACTACAAAATACAAATTATGGTTTTGAACCAAACCAATATGTTTTTGAGTAAATTGGTTTCGTTTGGTTTGATCATTTAATTGGTCTTgtttgattttgaatttttaaaaaaccgTTATGCAGGTTTggcttgaaaaaaaattaaaaatctagaCCAAATCAATCTGTGAACACTCGTATTGCTCATTTTGCAACTTGATTTGAAAAACGTAGTTATTGAATCAAACTATGTGAATGCTATCCCTTTAGCTTTGGGAAAAACCATCTACTGTGGAGACTTAGAGGTTGTTTGAttaagtttttagtttttagttttcagAATTGTGTtttcaaaaatgaaaaaaggaaatagttttatcattttaaaaatttaatggtatttgacttaagttttttaaaactatttttagatttttttttactaaaaaaaattcatattctACACCATACCATAAATGTACCCATCAAACTCCGGACCAGACCCTGGATGTAGACCCGAGCCTGGACCccgacctgaacctagacccagactcagaccccAACCCAAACTACGTGCTAATTtcggggtccgggtctagggtctaggtctgggtccaagttcgaGTCGGGGTCCGAGTGTGAGTCATGGTCCGAGTCGGAATTGGGGTCCCAGATCCGAGTCCAAGGTCTGGGTATGTAAgcaaaaatgtaaaatataatatgttagacaaaaaaaattattttaaaaaactgaaaactatattttgatattttgtattttttaatttttaaaaattcaatttttaaaaaattttgccaAATGATTCCTATtagttttaacttttttttttttagtttttaaaagtgagaacaatatttaagtaatgaaaaaaaaaaaaaaaaaacacagccCATTAGATAACATCATTTTGAACGTTGAAAGCTTAGCGTCATTTTGAAcattaaaagtttaattttcaatttgtttttaGGGAGGCCGACTGGCTTACTCATTGTTTAGCCAAATATGCTCTTAATTATGGGAGTTTGTGCTATTGGGAATAAGAATTCTCTTATTTCTTTTGCTGGCATACATGCAATGTAATTGTCTCTTCTTACCAAGATTgaactttcaaaaaaaaaaaatgttatcaGATTAGTGGTATGTCTCATTTTTATCAAGCTCCACTGCCTTGGATTGTAACATCAACAATATTGTTGCTTAATTAGATATGCTAGTGATTGAGAACGCCAATTTCATGGATTAGTGATGTGTCTCATTCTTGACCCCTTAATAATTGTGCACATCTCTCTACCATACCCTGATTTTCAATCCATGATCCGTAAACTTCCATATTGAAAGTAAATCCAGTGATTTAATCCATGTATATGTATTTCACTAAAAATTTTAGAGAATttacaaaaaggaaaagaagagaAGACACAAAAGGGCCTCAATTGTTGGGACCCCAACAGCTTAAATACATGACTGTTCTAAGTGATTCCTCAGATTGCTTCAACTTGTCATTTCTAAAGTTATTAGACAAATACTGAGAAGTTGGGATCTTCTTGGCGTGAGAATAGGATCTGAGATTGGCTTTTGTGTGGTGTTGTATTGATCTCAAAGTAGAATTCCATCTGCAAACACCTTGGTCTTTCAAAGCTTCAACTACTCCTATACATGCTGCTGCAATCCAAGCTCTGCTTGTTGAACTCAttggtttctttgaaatatttctTTGTAGAAGTGGGAAAGTTCTTAGTTGCTTGTTTTGTTGGTTGAGTTGCGTTTGAATTATGAAGAAGTACATATGCTGTTATTATATAGGGGGATATGGATAAGGTTTGTGAGTGAGTTGGCTTTTGGTAAAGGAATAAGACTTGAAACGAAAA
This Cannabis sativa cultivar Pink pepper isolate KNU-18-1 chromosome 6, ASM2916894v1, whole genome shotgun sequence DNA region includes the following protein-coding sequences:
- the LOC115724515 gene encoding uncharacterized protein LOC115724515, yielding MYFFIIQTQLNQQNKQLRTFPLLQRNISKKPMSSTSRAWIAAACIGVVEALKDQGVCRWNSTLRSIQHHTKANLRSYSHAKKIPTSQYLSNNFRNDKLKQSEESLRTVMYLSCWGPNN